The window GACGTGCGTGTGCACTCAGGTGCCGCCTGAGCACATACAGGCACACAGACGTGACACCCTCCCGCCCTCCTCCCCCTGGGACTCAGCTCTGGGGTGCGTGCTGTGGTGGAGCCGAGCCGGCGGGGGGGCTTTCTGTCCCCACAGCTGCCCCCCCCATCACCCAGAGAAGGAGAAACGGTTTGTCCCTGCACCCAGGCCACTGGGACCCCCAGGGGCTGCCCCAGGAACCGGCCGCAGGGTCGGCAGGGGGACCTGTGACAAGGGCTGCGTGGAGGGGGGGTGTGGGTGAGGGAGTGGCCCCCGGCCCTGCATGCGGGACCACCGCCTCTGCCCGCCGCCCTGCAGGCCAAGCGCAGCCCCTTTTGAGTGGTGGGGGCCCCCCGGCagtgcccctgccccctgccccccatccGTGCTGCTCCCTGTCGCGGGCTGGGTCCCTTATGGGGAGCCCCCTTGCCCACAGCATGGGTGCTGCAGCCCCCATGGAGGCGGGGGCCACGGGGACACTGGACGTGGGGTTGTCCCGAGAGTCCACTCTGTGTGTGCAGAACCAGGGCCCAGAAGGAGGTGGGCGGGGCGTGGGGGAGAGCACAGGGGTGGGCGTGGGGCGTCGCGGATGAGGCACCCCGAGGCGGCACCAACTGCCCCGCCCGGACCTCCCAGCTGCAAGGACAAGGCCCCCTGAGGGTCGGGTGCTGTCGGGCCTCCTGGCTGGAGAGTGGCCTCTTGTGGGGTTGAGGGGCTCCCCATGGACCCCCACATCCCACATCGAGGTCCCTGTAATCATGGGGGCTGCAGAGCCGGCGGCCGTGGTGGTGCCGCGGGATGAGCCGGGCCTCGGGGGATGGGGCTCGCGGGGCACAGGCCAAAGTGGCCGAGGGGTCCCCGTGCTGTGGCCGGCGGCCTTGTGGAGGAAAGGGGGGTGGGCGCGGGGCCGCAGGGACAGGGAGGCTGGCTGTGGGCCGCCGTCCCGCCACCTCAGGCCCTTCCAGCTGCTCGAAGTACCCATCGCGATGGTGCCTTCGCGTCTCAGGAGAGTGGGTGCACCTCAGGGGACCCCGAAGGCTCCGGCCGAGCTGAGCGCAGGAGGCTGGGCATGGAAAGGCAGGAATGGGGCCCCACGCGGGGACGCCACGGTGCAGGAGCAGAGGTGGGTGGCCGGGTCCTCGCGGGTCCCTGCAGTCTCCTTGGCAAGGCTGGATGACAGCTCAGTGCGGGTGGGCAGCACAGGCTGGCGGGGATGCTGGGCCACAGGACTGCATAAccactggttttttaaaaatactttttatagtaaaatataacatatatacaaagcagagaaagaaaaaaagcaataatgttcaaagcacatttcaaccgGTAGCTCCAGAACAGATCCACAGGGGGTTGGGGCCGCGTCCCACCTCTCAGGGCTCCTCTTGGGCGGCTGTTAGCACAGTGTCGCGGCAGCCACACGCGTTGGCTAAACCCCAGTTCCTTTTCTACCTCCTCCAGTCCCTCTCCCAGACCAGGCAGATCTTTGGGCAGTGCCTGTTGTGACTCTTGTGGAGAGGGGGTGCCCACACTAAAGGGCAGGAGGATGCGGTTAATTCacaatcctggagaggctggtccctctgggcttAGGATTTACCTGGCCCAGGAACCCTGTGGGAATTAccggttccaggaaggcaaacctagtgcatgaaaccttcaCAGGGTCTCAGTTGCAGCCCTGGGCATTCTGAAACGTCAGCAGGAGGGAcgctggttgggggttagcagacCGTGGAATCAGCACTCCCTAACTGAAGCTGgcgtaagagcagcctccagagcagcctcttgactccatgtGAAAATAGCAACTCTTTACcttcttttcctttagtttttctcagATCTgtattctcttccttttctttttatcctgtaCATTACCGTGtgggtttgaaactgtcatgttctctagaaaagccattctctttaatcctcactcagtattgctggctgggatcttttttattgtttccgtggagatgtgacccacccagttgtgggcaggacttctgattagatggtttccatggaggtgtgtctctgactgttcaaggtggggctgcttactggagccctttaaaagggaaacattttggaaagagccaagagagtccacacaaccagagacctttagagatgtagaaggaaatgcccccagggaggCCTTGTGgactgaggagagaaagctagcagacgtcaccatgtgccttcccaggagagaGCTGTTCCGGACGTATCGGCCTTTCGTGAGTGAAGGtgatctcttgttggtgccttaatttggacattttcatggccttataactgtaaacttcaacttaataaattctctttttcaaagctgtttcattcctggtatatggcatcccagcagctttaacaaactaaaacaattaccaTTACTTGTATTCTttaattttgtgccctcctccagacctccctctcctatcttttttcttttttttttcagctgacaggactgcctttagtatttctggtaggGCAGGTCTCCTGtggactagttctctcaatctttgtctttgaagattttaatctctccttcaattttgaaggacaccTTGGCTGGATGaaggattcttggctggaagcctttctccttcaggatcttgaatgCATCACACCACGCCTTCTTGCTTCCACGGTGCTTGAGTAGTCCCTAGTCGGTCTCTTGTGTTTTCCTGGTGgtagtggattgcttttctcgGGCTGCCTTCAGAGAAACAGAGATTCTCTTCAGCACCTGACAGTTTGGGTAGCGTGTGTCTTGGGGTGGGcctgtgttctagtctgctagctgccggaacgcagTATGCCAGacgtggaatggcttttagaaggggaATCTAGTAAGTTGTccatttacagttccaaggctgagaaaatgtcccagtcagagcaagtttatagaaatgtccaatcaaaggcatccagggaacgataccttggttcaagaaggctgatgaagctcagggtttctctctcaagtgagaaggcacctggtgaagagtcaggtttctctctcatctggaagggcacatggtgaacacggcgtcatctgctagcttcttctcctggcttcctgtttcataaagctccccaggaggcattttccttcttcatctccaaaggtcgcaggctggtagactctgctttttgtggctatgtcattctgctctctcagaatctcccttttataggactccagtaaactaatcgagacccaccctAGCCGACACTAGGGGGACCACGGTGAGGGGCcggttgccccccccccccatgcgaGCACTGCCCCCTGCACTTTGCCTCCTGGGGAGCAACCACCATTGACATGTGGCCATCTGGGTCCGGTGCCCCGGGCCACCCAGGGCCACAGTGTGCCATGGACCTCCGGGCAGGGACAAGGCAGCAGCGGGGTCAGCTGTCTGGTGACCTCAGCCTTAGCTGTGAGCAGGGCGCAGCCGGCACCCTCTCCCCTGCCCAGCACCGGAGGCCTGAAGGGACTGTCCTGGCCCAGGAGTGGGATGCAGCTTCCTGGGCTGAGAGTCCGGGGCACTCTCCTCGCTTGGACAGTCATGTGGCCACAGTGAGCAGTGCAGGGGACCGGAACCAGGTAGCCACACCCCACGGTGGGCCCAAGGCTGTGCTGCTGGCTAACTGCCGGGACATGGCCAGACTCAGATTGGGAACCCAGGAAGGAAGCTAGGGCCCCGGGTACCCAGGTGCAGGGGAGGCCTCCCCGTCCAGCTGCCCTGAGCACGTGCCCCTTTCCCGAGGCGCCTGACCCCAGCCCAGCTGGACTGCCCCTCCGCAAGCCTCGCTCCCTGCGCCTGGCCTCCAGCTCTTGGTCCACACAACAGCCTGGCCCCTGCGGCCCCCAGCCGAGCCCCCATGGGGGCAGCTCTGTGGCTCTGCCCGGGTCTTGCAGGAGAGCGGGTCATGGGAGGGGTACAGGGGCAAGCATGGAGCCCCCCACGACAGCAGGAACATGCACCAGCCAGTGGCACCTCGGGGACAGCCCCCCAGTCAGGTGGAATGGGTGAGCCCAGAGCAGCCAGCACCTCTGGATACGCGGGAGGGAGGTGGATCCACTGGGACAGGGACGCTGCACCCCACTTTCCCAGAGGTGGTCGGGGCTGGGACCTCCCAGGAGGAAACCCGAGGCTCAGGGTCACAGTCTGGGGGCTCCCAGTGTGCGCTCCATTCGTGGTCCCAGGGGCCCAGCTGGGGATGAGAGCCCCTGGTCTGCAGCGCCCACCCAGAACAGAGGCCGGTCAAGGTTTGGCTGGATTTATGGACATGCGCTCAGTGGTACTGCTTCAGGAGCCCCCCAACAGTATTTCTCCCAGGGGTCAAGGCCCAAGGCCTGGGTGGTGTGGGGTGCTCGGGCCCCCCTCTCAGGTGAGCTAGGGGCACAGTGAGGGCTGCTCCTTCCAGTGGGTTGTGGAGGTCAGCCGAACGTGAAGAACTGAGCACAGGCATCCTCTTGCCGACCCAGCAGGCCCTGGACGGGGATGAACTCCAGGGGTGCCGCCTCGGGCCCCTTCCTCAGATCCCTCTCGAATACCTGTAGGGCGTGGTACAGGGCCCTCGGGTTGGCACTCGGCGGCAGCGGCCCCCCAGCCCCGCAGCCCAGCCCCACAGCCCTGCCTGCGGCCTTCACCTCGTAGGCTGTGAGCTCCAGGAGGGGCGCGATGCTGGCCTCGGGAGCTGACAGCTGCTGGTTGATGGCACTGGCCGCCCTGGCCACCTCGGGGTGGTAGTGCTGCTGGAGGGTCTGCAAGGCCAGGCAACCTTGGTCAGCACAGCACCCGGCACCCTCACGCCCACCCCCTTGGGATGTGCTCCCCCTACGAGGGGGCAGGTGGCTCTTGCAGGGCTGGAGGGGAACTCCCTGGGCGCGGTGACCACCCGGAGACCACACCTGCTACGGCAGGGCCAAGCATGCCTTGAGACCTCAGGGCCAGAAGGGAAGGTGGGGGGCATGGCACCAAGGGTGGGGGGAGCGTTCTCAAGGGTGGGTGTGCGGGGACAGGCAGACGCGGGGGCCAGGCCGAGCCCCTCACCTGCAGCTCCCACAAGGAGCTCTCCAGGGCCCGGCTCTGGGCTGGGTCTTCCTCTTCGGGGTCGTAGGGGTCAGCGTCCAGCTCTAGGAACAAGACCCAGATGCTCACCGTGCCTGCCGCCCCGGCGGGTCCCCACGCCCCTGCACAGCGGCCCGCGCGGGGAGGGCGCACCGGGGCCGTGGGGGCGGTGCACCAGGGCGCGGCAGGCCGGGTGTCTGCGCAGCAGGTTGCAGATGAAGGGCAGGACAAGCAGCAGGGCCTCGGGGGGCGCCGTCAGGGCGAGGCGAGCCAGGCGCTTGGCGAAGGCGGCCACCAGGTAGGCGGGGAGGTgcctgggcagggcaggggtgtCAGAGCCCACACCTCGCACCCCTGGCCCCTGCTGCAGTGGCCCAGGGATGCCCACCAGGGCTGAGGCCACCATCCCTCCAGGGCCTGGGGCTCCCAGCACTCACGAGGACGACAGGAACAGGTCTGCCAAGTGGAAGAAGCGGGCGCGGTACTTGACGTGGAAGATGGAGGGGTCCAGGAGGCTGTAGAGCTTCCGGTAGAAGTCGGGGTATTCCCTGGATGTGGGCCGGGGTGGGAGGGCATGGAGATGCGACGAGGCAGGGCGCAGGGAACCCTGCCTCCAGGCAcagctcctccctcccctcctgccccccagTCCACCTCCGTGGCCCACTCACAGGTTGTGCTGATGGATGAGGATAAAAAGTCCGTTCAGGGCCAGGAGGCTGACGGCACCCCCTGTAAAGGCAGACAGGTAGGGACCCCCTGGGTGAGCCCTTGGGCCTGGGACAAGGGGGCTGCTGACCCCGGCCTCCCTTCCTTGCTCCAAAGCACTGCCTGAGCTCCAGTCCCCGAGACAACAGTCCAGCATCCCCAGAGCCAAGTCAGAGCTGGCCTCAGGCCCCCCACCCGCTTCCCCTCTGTGCCAGCTAGGAAACTGCACCCACACGTGCAGCCACCCTGGACTCTCGAGTTGGGAGCCTCCTGCCCTGTGATGTGCCCGTGAGCTGCTTCATCTCCAGGCCTCTTTGTTACTGCCAGCAGTGGCTGTCTGCTGACAGATACACCCCTGCAGCAGCACCAGCCCCATGTGCTCACCCACGTCGTAGGCGCTGGTGAGGAAGTCAATCATGAGGGTGGGCTGGGCCAGGTGTGGGAGGATGGCCTCATGCATGATGACGAGCACCCTCTTGTAGAGGCTGAGTGGCAGCTGGGGGAATGCAGGCAGGTCAGGGTGCTGGCCACCCACCCGTCCCCcatgccctgccccacccctgtgAGGCCTGTACCTGGCGCTGGAGGAAGCTGAGCCACATGACCTGGAAAGCCTTCCTGTGCTCCTACAATATAAAGGCGGCAGCGTCGTGGCCGCCCCCACCCCACGCCTGGCACCCGGGCCACACAGAGCTGGTAAGGGGGTGGTGGAGCCGAGCCCCAGTGGGGGGACAGCAGCAGCACCCCTTCCACTGCACCTGGtacccctccccttccttcccaggCTTAGGGAGGAGCTTCTCGGGCCCTTTGAACTGGAAGAATTCCACATTTGACTTTGGAAGTCTAGGCCCCACTCCCTACCTCAGGAAGTCAAGGAGACCCCACCCTACAGGGGCTGCAGCAGGTGAGGTGGCACAGTGGGTTTACAGCCGTGAGGGAAGCAGTTCCCTCGGGGCCACTCCTGCAGATGCCCAGGACCGCAGGTGACTGCCATTGGCCCCCCCCACATCTTCCTGGGGGCCCTGCTGGTAACTCCAACCGTGGCCCCTGCCTGGGAGTTTTCTGTGCAGGGGCAGGAGGTGGCAGTCCTCCTGCAAGCCAGCATGACTCAGCCTGGGCTGGAGATCTTGTCCAGGCAGGCAGAGGCTGCTGGCCCCTCCAGAACTGCTCACCTTCAGATGGGTCACTTTCCACTTGTCCGAGGGCTCTGCGTGAAAGGGGGTGAGAAGGATTACTGCCTGCATGGAGGGTGGGAGGGGATCACCACTTGGGCCCCAGCAGGGCTGACGGGGTGTGGTAGTGGTCCCCAGCCTCTCCTGCAGGGTTAGGCCCAGGCCAGGCTCCCTGCACTGCCTGGACACTTACCTACGTGCTTCACGTAGAAACTGCAGGTGCGGCTCTCCTGGAGAGGCAGGCTCACGGCAGACAGCAGTGCAAAGGCATTGTTCCAGAAAGGGAGGGGCACCTGCAGGGGACGACTGGCCTGAGCACTGGGAGGCTGCACCCCTCCTCGTTTACCCCCCCATTCCCCACACCGGGAGATCAAACTCAGCCCACTGACCTCGGGGTGCCTGTCAGCGACCCTGGCCATGGTGTCCACAGCCGCCTGCATTGTGTGGTAGCGTATGTCGTCGTATTCCAGGAACTCCCGGAACTGGGAGAGCAGCAGGGCACTGTCCTCCCCGGGGGGGAGCAGGCCTTCCACCACCAGCTGGGTACAGGGCACAGCAGGTGAGCACTCTCCCCACCGTGCATGGGCCCCAGCCCAGGGAGCAGAACAGGGCGAGGGCTCAGAGGACAATTTGGGAGCGCGGTCAGAGCCCTGGGCAGGAAAATCCCACCTCACCACTAAGATACTGCCTGAGGAGACCCCACATAGGGGTCCTGGCCAAGGCAGAACCATCCCATCCAACAACCATTTGCTCGGTTCAAGGCCAGCCAGGGACTGACCCGAGCAGCTTGTGGCTTGCTCCTGCCCAGCCCCTCACCTTGAAGACCTCTCGGGGGAACAGGTACTGGCCCTCCCACTTGGGTTTCTCCAAGGGGTGCTTTCCTTCCAGCTGCACAAATTTCATGAGCGTTCCAAGGGCGAGCTCCTGGGAGGAAGGAGTGCCTGTCAGCCAGGGAGCCCCCTCCCACCCACAGACCAGGCCCCAAACAGCCGGTCCAGCCACGGAGCCCCCATGACTGGGCCAGGGCGTGAGTGAGAGAAGATGGATGCAAACCCTTACTCCACCAGTCATGTGTTCATGAGCAAGTTGTGTCACCTCTGTGGCCTCTGCAGGGTTCCAAGCCTCTGCTTCGGTGTGGGGGTGGGATGCAGGATGGGCCCAAAGATCCAAGACTCACCTTGACCTGAAAGGAGGGGTGGGCCAGGAGCTCCCCCAGGCGGTTGCAGCAGCTGTGATAGCGGTGCCTCATCCACATCTTGTACTTGCGTGTGGCTCCCTGAGACCCTGCAGATGAGGCAGTGTGGTCAGCCATACTATGGCCACATGTGCCAGGCTGGGCCCAGCCCAGGCCCAAACCACCCTTCATCTGGCACCCCCAATGTAGCTGGTGCCATCTACAGGATCAGCCGGATCAGTAAAACAAGTCAGCAGGGCCCCCAAACCTGGAGACAGGCTAGACCTTTGGCACTAGGCTGACTGGGCCTGACTCTCCCCAGAGGCTGCCTCAGCCCTGCAAACAGGGAGAGCAGCTCCTGCCCTGGCACTGTACCCAGGCAAGCCCCCAAAGGCACGGTATCTCATCCCTTCCTTTTACCCCCAAACCTAGATTTTCAAGGATCGGAACGTCAGTGTTACACAGCCTCAAATCACACGAGTGTACAAAACGCAAGGAATAAGGCAAACGTTTTCAATACTCAAACCTGGCTATGGAAGTATCTGTgttacaccccccccccccccccccaccggaGGATGACAGAACCAGCCCCTTCCCACAAGCCTGCTGGCCCTACAAAGGGAATTTGGGGCACTCACCCCTCATGGACAAAGTCACCCCCTACCCCCGAGAGTGCCTGGGGTACCTGCCATGACCAGCTCCTCAGAGGGCAGCCTGCCCACAAACAGCTCTCCCCGCTCCAGCAAGGCCCCGAAGAGACGGCTGCACGTGCGCACTGCTTCCTGGACGTCCTCCTGGTCCTTGGACTACAGGGAGACACAGTCACAAGGCGCCTGGCTAGACCCTACCCCGGCCCCACTGAGCCGCCACTCACATCGGGCCCATCCTCCCAAGCTTCCCGGACACATCCCACAGCCCAGCCTCTCAAATCTCCGGGGGATTCTCTGATCCCCAAGCCGCACTTTAGAACTGCCCCCTACCCGACCTTGCCCGGAACCTGACGCCGCAACCGCTCGCGGGAACCCGAGGGGTCCCCCACTCTGGCACCCCGCCCAGTCCAGGCCTCAGAACCCCCGCAGCCCCAGCCCCAATGTGGACCCCGCACAGGAGTGCATGCGTCCCGATCGCGGGCCCAGACACCGGAGCCGCCAGACCCCACGACTCCTGGCCGTCCGGGTCGCCCGCCCGCCGCGCCCGCCTCCAACCCGACGCACCTGCAGCGCGGCCAAGATGTCGAACACCGCGTTGGCCTCGCCGCGGCTCGCCAGCACCGCCTCCAGCAGGCGGCCCAGAGCCCGGCCCACGGACCCGGTGCCGGGATCCCGCTCCATGCCGCCGCCGCCAACCCAAGAGGAGTCTCCGGGACCACGCCGCACGCGAGACGTCACCGTCCCGACAGCCTCGCCGCCGGCGCGCGCGTGACGTCACCGCCGTGTGCCTCTGCCGGCTCCCCGCCGGCGCGCGCGTGACGTCAACGCCGTGTGCCTCTGTCGGCTCCCCGCCGGCGCGCGCGTGACGTCACCGCCGTGTGCCTCTGCCGGCTCCCGGTCGCCGCCGCCACAGAAGCCGCCCGGCGCGCACGTGACGTCAGGTTCGGTGCGGAGTCCCGGGCACCCGGCCGGCCATGGCCCTCTTTCACGTCGCCCGGTATGTGGGGCCCGAGGCAGCGTGGCCCGCGCCGGCAGAGTCGGTGGGCCGGGCCCGCGCGCTGTTGGAGCGGCTGCAGTGTCGGGCCCGCGAACGGCAGCAGCGGCAGCAGAGGCAGGAAAGTCCGCCTCCCGAGGCGGCGGCGCAGGCAGCGGAGGCCGCGGCGGGGAAGCGGCGGCGGaggccgcggcggcggcggcggcgagtgAGCAGCGTGGGGACGGGGACCGCAGACGCGCCGCGAAAGAAGCGGCAGAGAGCGGACGCCGAGGACGCCGACGCAGGTGAGACCGGGCCGGCGGCGGGGCAGGTCGCCTCTGGAGCAGGACCGACCCCTGGGAGGCCCGAGTCCGGAACGGCTTGACCCTCGGGCCTGGCCCCTTCTCTGTCGCGCAGCGTATAGTGACGGGACGCCAGAGGAGAGTCCTACGGAGGCACCGGTGGCGGCGGAGGCCCGAGGCGGAGGCCCCCCGGGTGAGGCATCTGGGCCGCCAGCCCATGCCCTGGTGCTTGGGGGCTTCGGGAAGAGGAAGGCGACGAAGGTGAGCGGCTCCGACGGTGCGCACCGGCGGGCGGGCGGGGAAGGCCGctgggccgccgccgccgccaccgcgtGCGCTTCCACCTGGGCGCGATTGGGAAAGCTGCAGGGGCCGAGGCGTTCTGATGGTAAACGAGCAGCTGGGAGAACGGCACCTGCGCACGCCGTTCCTTAAGTGTCTCTCACTTGAAAGCTTTACAGGTTAGGGAGTTGCGACTGAACTGCCCATAATACCAAGTGCTTATCTCCCTAGTGCTTCGGAATCTGTGCCCAGCCTTTTCTGTCTTACCTTTTAAGGTTTTCCTTCTCCAACCGTCCTGTCAAATTAGCTGCAGCCTACACTTCAGTTGCAGAGATCTTcctaaattttaatagttctgtTTACTTGATACGTGTGCTTCTGCTTGCTTCACAATGACAGTTGCACTTTCATAAGGGTGGCTTTACCCCTTGAGAGTTTCAGGAAAGGAGGAATGCATGCATTTGTCTAAAAAATGTCAAACTAAGCTGCAAGACAACAATGGCATTTATTAAGGGTCTTAGAATTGGAATTCggggagcacagattcaggtagcaacccaaattGTGTCTGTCTTGACATTTTTAGGCAAGGGTTTTTTAAGAAAAAGGTTACACAAGTTGTTTgtggttggtggatatttggggtaCTCTGGTTGTCCTTCAGGTGTGATACTTAATGGAGTTTTTTATATTGTGATTTAGTTTATGGTTCAGTTGTCCTTGGGGTTTTGAGGAACACTGTTGCTTGAGGCATTGCATACTTTGGTAGTTTGTGACCTCTGGCTGAgacctgcataagagtaacttctagAATGATCTCTTGGCTCCATTTTAAATCCCTTAGCCATGGAAACtctattttggtttatttcttttaatatttctcctttttgatCAGCATCTTTCTCTAAAAGCATCGCCAATCAACATTTGGTATTAATCCCTCAGCGCCGAGgaagctcatccttgggagtcgtGTCCCCCCGAAGTGGAAggaaggtagtgagtttgttTGCAGTTTGGCTTGTGTatgagtggggggtgggggtggggcacattTGCGCAACAAGGAAGTTgtcagggggtgactcttaggcattagtTAGAACTAGGCTTAGTCttatcattacagaaataagttttataagtaaGGAAGCTTTACGCTCAAAGCTTTTACTGATTAGCATAACTCAGGAGGTGGTTGTTAGAGATGAGATGGTGAATGAGACATCATAACgactataaaataaaacagattacaGGGTTTAAAATATGTTACATACCTAATTTCCTCGAGATCTAAGATTTGGCCAGTTAAATAAGTGACTGTGAGTGTGGCTAATAACTGAGGCCCTTCTGTGGACTCTAAGTTAGCATAGTCCCAGCAATTTGATAGGATCGCTAGGTCAGCAGCACTTAATATGGCTGGGATAAAAGGATGAATGGCAATGAACAGGAAAGAAGAGGGTGAGAATGAGAAGTTTCAAGGGGTAGGATTCATTGCGGGAGAGACAGATATGGACTGGGGTACAAagaaggtggggagaggggaggaataGAAATGCAAAGAAGAGAGCTACTAGGCTAATAGGAGGGTATAGTAGCATCATCGAGTTCGTTCAATCTGATGAACATGAGGTCCGGTCCTGGTTCCTGGGCTAGCGGATCATAACAGATGTGTTGTACTTCTGGGTAACTTAAGTCTGAGATCACTGATAAAGTATTAATTACACAGTCCTGGTCCCAGGCCTTGGGATAGCTGTCTGCATTAGATACCATCAGCTTCTCATCCTTGGTCATTTCAAGCTTTAGGTCCCTAGTAGGAATGGATTTCAGGCAGGGCTGGGAGGTTTTCTGTAAATGAGAAGTATGAATCCAACAATCAGTGCCGTCTAATTTAAGCTACACATGGGTTAGTTAAAGTACCTGACAGGGCCCCATCCAGCAAGGTTGGAGTGCGTCTTTAAGAGACATCTGGAGGTATCTTTTCCTATATGTGAAGTCACCAGGCTGATGATTACAgttttgaacatctttttcagCATGCTGTAAAAGATAGTTTGACTAGGGTTTCGTTTTTCTTTAAGGTTTTGGTTAGTTCTTGACAACCAGGTTAGCATATTTCCTTTTATGAGGCAAGGCTCATATAttccagaatttattttcttaggtCTCCTGTTATAATTTTAAATGGGGATAGCTTATGTTTTCCAAAAGAAGTGGATCTTAGATGTAGTAAAACTATAGGTAAAGCTTTTGGCCATGGTAGATTGAAGATTTCCATGAATTCAGCTCATTGAGTTTTAATTACACCTTTGGTTCTTTCTGTTTAAGCCTTAGGATTGTGGTTGATAGGTACAATGAGGATGTTGTGAAATAGGTCATATTTTGCATATTGTTTTCATAATTTGTCCTATAAAATAGATGACTTGGTCACTGTGAACTTCTGAGGGAATTCCCCAATttggaattcttttttctttttaattttttctgagagagacttcagcttatttgttcttttgtttggtttattttgcAAAGCAcgttgtccccaaggtttattcagctCACCGTGTGCCCCAATGTCCCTCCTTTTTGTAGCCGCGCCAAATTCCATCATATAGACAGATGTATCACCCACCATCCACCACTGTGCTTCCTCAGTCAGTGGAGCCTTTGCCATCTTTTgggtatcatggataatgttcaaaataaataaaccgtATCTTACAGTATCTTCATTTGGTTGTGTAATCAGCAGCACTTTCAATTTTAAACAGTtgtcattggtccataatgaaaAAGAACTGGCAAACATAACGTCACCAACTGTCGAATCAAAACTAACCCTTACCTCTTGTCCCCACGCCTCCCCACCCCAGTGAGTTGCCCTGGTATTACTctggtactattgatgtcttcctgttaattattGGGCATAGCATGCATTTGTAGTTTCTCCCCTTTATCCCTCTAATCTTGATTTTTTGTCCACTATGGAACTATTGAAATACttcatgtgaggatttatttataattgtaaatttaatcattggAATACGTGGCATTATTTATtgcctttcaatcatattcacctacACTATGGCAATGTCACTTATAAACCTGctaattagttatcatcacttctctcggttcccttgcatttagattcaacctcaCTGGGTCCCTTTCCCCCCTTGAGCTTTTGTATACGTCTAGTTCTACTATattctgagattacctttactagattcataataatgaaatcatcaGTA is drawn from Tamandua tetradactyla isolate mTamTet1 chromosome 5, mTamTet1.pri, whole genome shotgun sequence and contains these coding sequences:
- the NOC4L gene encoding nucleolar complex protein 4 homolog translates to MERDPGTGSVGRALGRLLEAVLASRGEANAVFDILAALQSKDQEDVQEAVRTCSRLFGALLERGELFVGRLPSEELVMAGSQGATRKYKMWMRHRYHSCCNRLGELLAHPSFQVKELALGTLMKFVQLEGKHPLEKPKWEGQYLFPREVFKLVVEGLLPPGEDSALLLSQFREFLEYDDIRYHTMQAAVDTMARVADRHPEVPLPFWNNAFALLSAVSLPLQESRTCSFYVKHVEPSDKWKVTHLKEHRKAFQVMWLSFLQRQLPLSLYKRVLVIMHEAILPHLAQPTLMIDFLTSAYDVGGAVSLLALNGLFILIHQHNLEYPDFYRKLYSLLDPSIFHVKYRARFFHLADLFLSSSHLPAYLVAAFAKRLARLALTAPPEALLLVLPFICNLLRRHPACRALVHRPHGPELDADPYDPEEEDPAQSRALESSLWELQTLQQHYHPEVARAASAINQQLSAPEASIAPLLELTAYEVFERDLRKGPEAAPLEFIPVQGLLGRQEDACAQFFTFG